In Cupriavidus basilensis, the following proteins share a genomic window:
- the pelG gene encoding exopolysaccharide Pel transporter PelG translates to MAGIGFELRKMLRRDNLSGMLGAYAYAGIISSGPWVLSIVGILLIGVLSLPFVVPGSLVTQFQVSVTYLIAVSLILTGPMQLAFTRFTSDRLFEKRDSLVLSNYHAVAMLVTVLSGAIGIGCALFAFPEQSVLYRLLMTAGFVVMSNIWIAVIFLTGMKQYKAIVWTFLLGYTLTVVAALALRSYGVEGLLLGFVAGQLSLLSAMVVLIYRNYTSQRFMSFEVFQRRYAYPSLMLIGLLYNLGIWLDKFMFWYSPSTGQQVIGPLHASIIYDIPVFLAYLAIIPGMAVFLVRIETDFVEYYDAFYNAVRGGSSLEHIEDMRNTMVQTIRLGLYEIVKVQAIAALVLFVVGRFVLAALGISELYLPLLYVDVIGASLQVVLLGVLNIYFYLDRRREVLLLSGLFVILNLAFTAVTLQLGPAWYGYGFAVSLLIVVALAIYLLDRKLDRLEYETYMLQ, encoded by the coding sequence ATGGCGGGGATTGGATTCGAACTTCGCAAGATGCTGCGGCGGGACAACCTGTCGGGCATGCTCGGCGCGTACGCCTATGCGGGCATCATCAGCTCCGGGCCGTGGGTCCTGTCGATCGTCGGCATCTTGCTGATCGGCGTGCTCAGCCTGCCGTTCGTGGTGCCGGGCAGCCTGGTGACGCAGTTCCAGGTCTCGGTGACCTACCTGATTGCGGTCAGCCTGATCCTGACCGGGCCGATGCAGCTGGCTTTTACCCGCTTTACGTCGGACCGCCTGTTCGAGAAGCGCGATAGCCTGGTGCTGTCGAACTATCACGCGGTGGCCATGCTGGTCACGGTGCTGTCGGGCGCCATCGGCATCGGCTGCGCGCTGTTTGCGTTCCCGGAGCAGTCGGTGCTGTACCGGTTGCTGATGACCGCGGGCTTCGTGGTCATGAGCAACATCTGGATCGCGGTGATTTTCCTCACGGGCATGAAGCAGTACAAGGCCATCGTCTGGACCTTCCTGCTGGGCTATACGCTGACCGTGGTGGCGGCGCTGGCGTTGCGCAGCTATGGCGTGGAGGGCCTGCTGCTGGGGTTTGTCGCCGGCCAGCTGAGCTTGCTGAGCGCCATGGTGGTGCTGATCTACCGCAACTACACCAGCCAGCGGTTCATGTCGTTCGAGGTGTTCCAGCGGCGCTATGCCTACCCGAGCCTGATGCTGATCGGGCTGCTTTACAACCTTGGCATCTGGCTCGACAAGTTCATGTTCTGGTACTCGCCGTCCACGGGGCAGCAAGTCATCGGGCCGCTGCACGCGTCGATCATCTACGACATCCCGGTGTTCCTGGCCTACCTGGCAATCATCCCCGGCATGGCGGTGTTCCTGGTGCGCATCGAGACCGATTTCGTCGAGTATTACGACGCCTTCTACAACGCGGTGCGCGGCGGCAGCTCGCTCGAGCATATCGAGGATATGCGCAACACCATGGTGCAGACGATCCGGCTGGGACTGTACGAGATCGTCAAGGTGCAGGCCATTGCGGCGCTGGTGCTGTTTGTCGTGGGCAGGTTCGTGCTGGCGGCGCTCGGCATCTCGGAGCTCTACCTGCCGCTACTGTATGTGGACGTGATCGGCGCCAGCCTGCAGGTGGTGCTGCTCGGGGTGCTCAATATCTACTTCTACCTCGACCGCCGGCGGGAAGTGCTGCTGCTCAGCGGCTTGTTTGTGATCCTCAACCTGGCGTTCACCGCCGTGACCCTGCAACTGGGACCGGCCTGGTATGGCTACGGCTTCGCGGTATCATTGTTGATCGTGGTGGCCCTGGCGATCTACCTGCTCGACCGCAAGCTGGACCGCCTCGAGTACGAAACCTACATGCTGCAGTAA
- the pelF gene encoding GT4 family glycosyltransferase PelF: MSDTPLPRADSADVALLLEGTFPYVSGGVSSWVNQMIRAFPDVRFAIVFIGSRREDYGDMVYALPDNVVHLETHFLYDFPPPPLVHGSDGDPVTFAASAQLHEALRQPGREQEAGELIRELMPELTDGGSLSEDAFLYSRNAWRTITEQYRQYCTDPSFTDYFWTVRIMHKPLWQLARIAEGLIPAKVYHTVSTGYAGFLGAMLHYRTGRPLLVSEHGIYTKERKIDLFQSQWIRDNRNVFERDISQISYFRELWVRFFETLGRVCYDAGDTIVALYEGNRLRQVTDGARAERTRNIPNGINLPRLAALRAQRAPGVPPVLCLIGRVVPIKDIKTFIRAMLTVVRQYPDAQGWIAGPEDEDPEYARECRSLAESLGLADKVKFLGFQRIDELLPKVGVLVLSSISEALPLVVLEGFAAGVPCVTTDVGSCRQLIFGLPGEDAALGAAGDVVRIADPAALAGKAIGLLGSPDAWHAAQQAGIRRVERYYTQEMMVGSYRELYTRLMAQPRVESSAGGSPAKAAQAAGCPMKGGR, translated from the coding sequence ATGAGCGATACCCCCTTGCCCCGCGCCGACTCGGCCGATGTGGCCCTGCTGCTGGAGGGCACCTTTCCGTATGTGAGCGGCGGGGTGTCGAGCTGGGTCAACCAGATGATCCGGGCGTTTCCGGACGTCCGCTTCGCCATCGTCTTCATCGGCAGCCGCCGCGAGGATTACGGCGACATGGTCTACGCGCTGCCCGACAACGTCGTGCACCTGGAAACGCATTTTCTCTACGATTTCCCGCCGCCTCCGTTGGTGCATGGCAGCGACGGCGACCCCGTCACCTTCGCCGCCTCGGCGCAGTTGCACGAGGCGCTGCGCCAGCCAGGCCGAGAGCAGGAAGCCGGCGAGCTGATCCGCGAGCTGATGCCCGAGCTGACCGATGGCGGCAGCCTGTCGGAAGATGCGTTCCTCTACAGCCGCAACGCGTGGCGGACCATCACCGAGCAGTATCGCCAGTACTGCACGGACCCGTCCTTCACCGACTACTTCTGGACCGTGCGCATCATGCACAAGCCCCTGTGGCAGCTCGCGCGCATTGCCGAAGGGCTGATCCCGGCCAAGGTCTACCACACGGTGTCCACCGGCTATGCCGGCTTCCTCGGCGCCATGCTGCACTACCGCACGGGACGCCCCTTGCTGGTGTCCGAGCACGGCATCTATACCAAGGAACGCAAGATCGACCTGTTCCAGAGCCAGTGGATACGCGACAACCGCAACGTGTTCGAGCGCGACATCTCGCAGATCAGCTATTTCCGCGAGCTGTGGGTGCGCTTCTTTGAAACGCTGGGCCGCGTCTGCTACGACGCCGGCGACACCATCGTCGCGCTCTACGAAGGCAACCGCCTGCGCCAGGTCACGGATGGTGCCCGCGCCGAGCGGACCCGCAATATTCCCAATGGCATCAATCTGCCGCGGCTGGCCGCGCTGCGTGCGCAGCGCGCACCCGGCGTGCCCCCGGTGCTGTGCCTGATCGGCCGCGTGGTGCCGATCAAGGATATCAAGACGTTTATCCGCGCCATGCTGACCGTGGTGCGGCAATATCCCGATGCCCAGGGCTGGATCGCCGGCCCGGAAGACGAAGATCCGGAATACGCGCGCGAATGCCGCAGCCTGGCCGAAAGCCTGGGCCTCGCCGACAAGGTGAAGTTCCTGGGCTTCCAGCGCATTGATGAACTGCTGCCCAAGGTGGGCGTGCTGGTGCTCAGCTCCATCAGCGAGGCGTTGCCGCTGGTAGTGCTGGAAGGCTTTGCCGCCGGTGTGCCATGCGTGACCACCGATGTTGGCTCATGCCGGCAACTGATCTTCGGCCTGCCCGGCGAGGATGCGGCGCTAGGCGCGGCGGGCGACGTGGTGCGCATCGCCGACCCGGCCGCGCTGGCCGGCAAGGCGATCGGCCTGCTGGGTTCGCCCGACGCATGGCATGCCGCGCAGCAGGCCGGCATCCGGCGCGTGGAGCGGTATTACACGCAGGAGATGATGGTGGGTAGCTACCGTGAGCTGTACACGCGCCTGATGGCGCAGCCACGGGTGGAATCGTCTGCCGGCGGATCCCCCGCCAAGGCGGCGCAGGCCGCTGGCTGTCCCATGAAGGGAGGTCGCTGA